A DNA window from Haloactinospora alba contains the following coding sequences:
- the bcp gene encoding thioredoxin-dependent thiol peroxidase has product MSEATRLNTGDTAPDFTLDSADGSPVTLSKVVADGGKRVVLYFYPAAMTPGCTTEACDFRDNLRDFEDAGLTVLGISPDTTDKLAQFRDKEGLTFPLLADPDKEVMRSYGAFGEKNNYGKIVEGVIRSTFVVGADLTVEKALYNVKATGHVDRVKRDLGL; this is encoded by the coding sequence GTGAGCGAAGCCACCCGTCTGAACACCGGCGACACCGCCCCCGACTTCACGCTGGACAGCGCCGACGGCTCCCCCGTCACGCTCAGCAAGGTCGTCGCGGACGGCGGGAAGCGCGTCGTGCTGTACTTCTACCCCGCGGCCATGACGCCCGGGTGCACGACCGAAGCCTGCGACTTCCGGGACAACCTGCGCGACTTCGAGGACGCCGGGCTGACCGTCCTGGGCATCTCCCCGGACACCACCGACAAGCTCGCCCAGTTCCGGGACAAGGAGGGGCTGACGTTCCCGCTGCTCGCCGACCCCGACAAGGAGGTCATGCGCTCCTACGGGGCGTTCGGCGAGAAGAACAACTACGGCAAGATCGTCGAGGGCGTCATCCGCTCCACCTTCGTCGTCGGTGCCGACCTCACTGTGGAGAAGGCGCTCTACAACGTGAAGGCCACCGGCCACGTGGACCGGGTGAAGCGCGACCTCGGCCTGTGA
- a CDS encoding CDP-alcohol phosphatidyltransferase family protein has product MSGFTLEEVRERTCRTRDSWWTVGMVDPIAVRLVRLVANRTRITPNQLTVAILFLGLGAAVCFALGTWPFLIAGAVLYYLCFLLDCTDGKLARLTDQESLFGAWMDYVFDRFRVLVCAIALMGGQYVLTDEVVFVWLALAVVFVDMLRYLNALQVYKMRREMRSHIAGVLERARATLSTLELPDTAPEGEDPPMSDQGEQAVLRHGISVLEQILRTHTEKEESGTRRAGKHPEVELPNVDLHQEFRSRFPWYQRIWDALRERRVRTHLVSGIEFQMAVFIAAPLAGALAGAAIGWITVVAGGLLLAFETAIVYKLWLSTQDFFRVVDGIDGALSFTRPAEDMAGDPARTTGTA; this is encoded by the coding sequence ATGTCTGGTTTTACCTTGGAGGAGGTCCGGGAGCGCACGTGTCGGACCCGCGACTCCTGGTGGACGGTGGGAATGGTCGACCCCATCGCCGTCCGCCTGGTGCGGCTGGTGGCGAACCGCACGCGGATCACCCCCAACCAGCTCACCGTGGCGATCCTGTTCCTGGGGCTGGGAGCGGCGGTCTGCTTCGCCCTGGGCACGTGGCCGTTCCTCATCGCCGGTGCCGTGCTGTACTACCTGTGCTTCCTGCTGGACTGCACGGACGGCAAACTGGCCCGGCTCACCGACCAGGAGAGCCTGTTCGGCGCGTGGATGGACTACGTGTTCGACCGGTTCCGGGTACTGGTGTGCGCGATCGCGCTCATGGGCGGCCAGTACGTGCTGACCGACGAGGTCGTGTTCGTGTGGCTGGCCCTGGCGGTGGTGTTCGTGGACATGCTGCGTTACCTCAACGCCCTGCAGGTGTACAAGATGCGCCGGGAGATGCGTTCGCACATCGCCGGGGTGCTGGAACGCGCGCGGGCGACGCTGTCCACGCTGGAACTCCCCGACACCGCCCCCGAGGGGGAGGATCCCCCGATGAGCGACCAGGGGGAGCAGGCGGTGCTGCGCCACGGGATATCGGTCCTGGAACAGATTCTGCGCACCCACACGGAGAAGGAGGAGAGCGGAACCCGCCGCGCCGGCAAGCATCCCGAGGTGGAGCTGCCCAACGTGGACCTGCACCAGGAGTTCCGTTCCCGTTTCCCGTGGTACCAGCGGATCTGGGACGCGCTGCGGGAGCGCCGCGTCCGCACCCACCTGGTGAGCGGGATCGAGTTCCAGATGGCGGTGTTCATCGCGGCGCCGCTGGCGGGAGCGTTGGCGGGCGCCGCCATCGGGTGGATCACTGTCGTCGCCGGCGGTTTGCTGCTCGCGTTCGAGACCGCGATCGTCTATAAACTGTGGTTGTCTACACAGGATTTCTTCCGGGTTGTGGACGGAATCGACGGTGCGTTGAGCTTCACGCGCCCAGCCGAGGACATGGCCGGCGACCCCGCGCGCACCACGGGCACGGCCTAG
- a CDS encoding DUF3618 domain-containing protein — MEERDPAGKPRNPDSVQAEIEQAQRRLAWSLDELADRAKPRNVAQRSWQRVRGTGEYLVDEARALVLGDGTVRRESHVVDPPEGSIRVKGEDDVVSTYVSRGQLPPEVLLLGAGVGLAVAVGLVGVWRRRRSS; from the coding sequence ATGGAGGAACGCGACCCCGCCGGGAAACCCCGGAACCCGGACAGTGTGCAGGCGGAGATCGAGCAGGCGCAGCGGCGCCTGGCATGGAGCCTGGACGAGTTGGCCGACCGCGCCAAACCGCGCAACGTCGCCCAGCGGAGTTGGCAGCGGGTGCGCGGCACCGGCGAGTACCTCGTCGATGAGGCGCGCGCTCTGGTGCTGGGGGACGGCACGGTGCGCAGGGAGAGCCACGTCGTCGACCCCCCGGAAGGCAGCATCCGGGTGAAGGGCGAGGACGACGTGGTCTCCACCTACGTCTCCCGCGGCCAGCTCCCCCCGGAGGTGCTCCTGCTGGGCGCCGGTGTGGGCCTGGCGGTGGCGGTCGGCCTGGTGGGCGTCTGGCGGCGCAGGCGCAGCAGCTGA
- a CDS encoding alanine racemase produces MTDTRAQYDAATRELEPPFAVVDAAALRANAADLAARAGGTTIRVASKSVRCRHVLDDILRFPGYSGILAFTLPEALWLAADGPSGPVSDDIVVAYPTTDTGAIARLAADPRAAASVTLMVDSAAHLDLITAAAPDPEHPVKVCIDIDASWQPAGPRLRVGAHRSPVRTPQQAARLARDITRRPGLHLDGIMAYEAQIAGVGDAPPGRPVYGRVLRWVQRRSRHELARRRAAIVRAVRDVADVRFVNGGGTGSLHTTSRERAVTEVAAGSGLYQPRLFDHYSGFTGRPAALFALPVVRRPAPGVATALGGGYLASGTADSQRLPQPYLPAGLDYSSAEGAGEVQTPLLGEAADSLRVGDRVWMRHAKAGELCERFAELHVLDGEPPRVVRSVPTYRGEGHAFL; encoded by the coding sequence ATGACCGACACTCGCGCGCAGTACGACGCGGCGACCCGGGAACTCGAACCGCCGTTCGCCGTCGTGGACGCGGCCGCGTTACGCGCGAACGCGGCCGACCTGGCCGCCCGCGCCGGCGGGACCACCATCCGCGTGGCAAGCAAGTCCGTGCGGTGCCGCCACGTCCTGGACGACATCCTGCGCTTCCCCGGATACAGCGGGATTCTGGCGTTCACTCTGCCCGAGGCGCTCTGGCTCGCCGCTGACGGCCCCAGCGGCCCCGTCAGCGACGACATCGTCGTCGCCTACCCCACCACCGACACCGGCGCCATCGCGCGCTTGGCGGCCGACCCCCGCGCGGCGGCCAGCGTCACCCTGATGGTGGACAGCGCCGCCCACCTCGACCTGATCACCGCGGCCGCCCCCGACCCCGAACACCCCGTCAAGGTCTGCATCGACATCGACGCGAGCTGGCAGCCCGCCGGGCCGCGCCTGCGCGTGGGCGCGCACCGCTCCCCCGTCCGCACCCCGCAGCAGGCGGCGCGCCTCGCCCGCGACATCACCCGCCGGCCCGGCCTGCACCTCGACGGGATCATGGCCTACGAGGCCCAGATCGCCGGGGTCGGCGACGCGCCGCCGGGACGCCCGGTGTACGGGCGGGTGCTGCGCTGGGTCCAGCGGCGTTCCCGGCACGAGCTGGCCCGCCGCCGCGCCGCGATCGTGCGGGCGGTGCGCGACGTCGCCGACGTCCGGTTCGTCAACGGCGGCGGGACGGGCAGTCTGCACACCACCAGCCGGGAACGCGCCGTCACCGAGGTCGCCGCGGGCTCGGGCCTGTACCAGCCGCGGCTGTTCGACCACTACTCCGGTTTCACCGGCCGGCCCGCCGCCCTGTTCGCGCTGCCCGTGGTGCGCAGGCCCGCTCCCGGTGTCGCCACGGCGCTCGGCGGCGGCTACCTCGCCTCCGGAACCGCCGACAGCCAGCGGCTGCCCCAGCCCTACCTGCCCGCCGGCCTCGACTACAGCTCCGCCGAGGGCGCCGGGGAGGTGCAGACGCCGCTGCTGGGGGAGGCCGCCGACTCGTTGCGGGTCGGCGACCGGGTCTGGATGCGCCACGCCAAGGCGGGCGAGCTCTGCGAACGGTTCGCCGAGCTGCACGTCCTGGACGGCGAACCGCCCCGCGTCGTCCGCAGCGTCCCCACCTACCGGGGGGAGGGGCACGCGTTCCTCTGA
- a CDS encoding PIN domain-containing protein, producing the protein MIVVADTSGIIAASDRNATDSAACRNVLDEAGTVLISPLVLAETDHMAKARFGSAARDGITSFILTQARRMRFLIPEISTELLGTAHAVRQRHSALGLDLADAVNVALAAEYGTTAVLTLDRRDFRALRPLTPHGSFRLLPDDG; encoded by the coding sequence GTGATCGTCGTCGCTGACACGTCGGGGATCATCGCCGCTTCGGACCGCAACGCCACCGACTCCGCAGCATGCCGGAACGTACTGGATGAAGCCGGAACAGTACTCATCTCCCCCTTGGTACTCGCGGAGACCGACCATATGGCCAAAGCCCGCTTCGGCTCCGCCGCCCGCGACGGGATCACCTCGTTCATCCTCACGCAAGCGCGACGCATGCGATTCCTCATCCCGGAGATCAGCACCGAGCTGCTGGGCACGGCCCATGCCGTGCGCCAGCGCCACTCCGCTCTCGGCCTCGACCTCGCTGACGCTGTGAACGTCGCCCTGGCCGCCGAGTACGGCACGACGGCGGTACTGACGCTGGACCGGCGCGATTTCCGTGCGCTGCGTCCCCTCACTCCGCACGGATCCTTCCGGTTGCTCCCGGACGACGGGTAG
- a CDS encoding ribbon-helix-helix domain-containing protein has product MQRTNVYAHPEDLALIKESARRRGIPEAEIIREGIHMAALANRVWDEPLSWPTFDGGGAPVSDDEITTTIADGKTGQ; this is encoded by the coding sequence ATGCAGCGAACGAATGTGTACGCCCACCCCGAGGACCTGGCTCTCATCAAGGAATCCGCGCGGCGACGCGGTATCCCGGAAGCCGAGATCATCCGCGAGGGTATCCACATGGCGGCCCTGGCGAACCGGGTCTGGGACGAACCGCTCTCCTGGCCCACCTTCGATGGTGGCGGCGCGCCGGTCTCCGATGACGAGATCACCACCACGATCGCTGACGGGAAGACCGGCCAGTGA
- a CDS encoding L-serine ammonia-lyase encodes MAISVFDLFSIGIGPSSSHTVGPMRAARTFVSRLAQEGLQQRTARVRAQLYGSLALTGKGHGSDTAIILGLLGETPEGVDVDAVPDLLAAVRDTGRLRLGGGREVAFDPAEDIEFRRKEQLPGHPNGMRFLAHDADGEELLAAAYYSVGGGFVVNEQATGSDRIKEDDTPLPHPFGTAAELLALCRDTGMSISDIMLANEQAFGRSASEVRGQLLEIWRTMRECVRHGVNSEGTLPGGLNVPRRAPGLYRQLGGQCDSEGLIKPDPPELDDPMRGSDWITLYALAVNEENAAGGRVVTAPTNGAAGIIPAVLHYYMHFTRDAGEEGVVRFLLTAGAIGILFKQNASISGAEVGCQGEVGSASSMAAGGLAEALGASSEQVENAAEIAMEHNLGLTCDPIGGLVQVPCIERNALASVKAISGTRIAMRGDGSHFVSLDKAIRTMRNTGADMMDKYKETSRGGLAVNVIEC; translated from the coding sequence TTGGCCATCAGCGTCTTCGATCTTTTCTCCATCGGAATCGGCCCGTCGAGCTCGCACACGGTCGGTCCGATGCGTGCCGCCCGCACGTTCGTGTCCCGGCTGGCGCAGGAGGGGCTGCAGCAGCGCACCGCCCGTGTCCGGGCGCAGCTGTACGGCTCGCTCGCGCTGACCGGGAAGGGGCACGGGAGCGACACCGCGATCATCCTCGGCCTGCTCGGCGAGACCCCGGAGGGTGTCGACGTGGACGCCGTCCCCGACCTGCTGGCGGCGGTGCGCGACACCGGCCGGCTGCGGCTGGGCGGCGGGCGCGAGGTGGCCTTCGACCCGGCCGAGGACATCGAGTTCCGGCGCAAGGAGCAGCTGCCCGGCCACCCCAACGGGATGCGGTTCCTCGCCCACGACGCCGACGGGGAGGAGCTCCTCGCCGCGGCCTACTACTCGGTGGGCGGCGGTTTCGTGGTGAACGAGCAGGCCACCGGCTCCGACCGGATCAAGGAGGACGACACCCCGCTGCCCCACCCGTTCGGTACCGCCGCCGAGCTGCTGGCGCTGTGCCGGGACACGGGCATGTCGATCAGCGACATCATGCTCGCCAACGAGCAGGCGTTCGGCCGCAGCGCCTCGGAGGTCCGCGGCCAGCTGCTGGAGATCTGGCGGACCATGCGCGAGTGCGTGCGGCACGGGGTGAACAGCGAGGGGACTCTTCCCGGCGGGCTCAACGTCCCCCGGCGCGCGCCCGGGTTGTACCGGCAGCTGGGCGGGCAGTGCGACAGCGAGGGGCTGATCAAACCGGACCCGCCCGAGCTGGACGACCCCATGCGGGGCAGCGACTGGATCACGCTCTACGCGCTGGCGGTCAACGAGGAGAACGCGGCGGGCGGGCGCGTGGTGACCGCGCCGACGAACGGCGCCGCCGGCATCATCCCGGCCGTGCTGCACTACTACATGCACTTCACCCGCGACGCCGGTGAGGAGGGGGTGGTGCGTTTCCTGCTCACGGCCGGCGCGATCGGCATCCTGTTCAAGCAGAACGCCTCCATCTCGGGCGCCGAGGTGGGCTGCCAGGGCGAGGTCGGTTCGGCGTCGTCGATGGCCGCGGGCGGGCTCGCCGAGGCGTTGGGCGCCTCCTCGGAACAGGTGGAGAACGCCGCGGAGATCGCCATGGAGCACAACCTCGGCCTGACGTGCGACCCGATCGGCGGACTGGTGCAGGTGCCGTGCATCGAACGCAACGCGCTGGCGTCGGTGAAGGCGATCAGCGGCACCCGCATCGCGATGCGCGGCGACGGGAGCCACTTCGTGTCGCTGGACAAGGCCATCCGGACCATGCGCAACACCGGCGCGGACATGATGGACAAGTACAAGGAGACGAGCCGCGGGGGGCTGGCCGTCAACGTCATCGAGTGCTGA
- the glyA gene encoding serine hydroxymethyltransferase, whose translation MSSEKNLLDQSLEQLDPDVAAAVDDELGRQRQTLEMIASENFAPQAVLEAQGTVLTNKYAEGYPGRRYYGGCEHVDVVEQLAIDRAKELFGAEYANVQPHSGAQANTAVYFALLKPGDTILGLDLAHGGHLTHGMKINYSGKILNPVAYHVRDEDGLIDYDEVEKLATEHQPKMIVAGWSAYPRQLDFARFREIADRVGALLLVDMAHFAGLVAGGVHPNPVPYADVVTTTTHKTLGGPRSGLILAKEEYAKKINSAVFPGMQGGPLEHVIAGKAVALKVAAGEEFADRQRRTVSGAKILAERLTREDTAAAGVNVLSGGTDVHLVLVDLVNSQLNGQEAEDRLHEIGITVNRNAVPNDPRPPMVTSGLRIGTSALATRGFDDADFTEVSDIIAQALTPEYEAESLRRRVDALATKHPLYRNQ comes from the coding sequence ATGTCCTCCGAGAAGAACCTTCTCGATCAGTCGCTGGAACAGCTCGATCCCGACGTCGCCGCCGCCGTCGACGACGAGTTGGGTCGGCAGCGCCAAACCCTGGAGATGATCGCCTCCGAGAACTTCGCGCCGCAGGCGGTCCTGGAAGCCCAGGGGACCGTACTGACCAACAAGTACGCCGAGGGCTACCCGGGACGCCGCTACTACGGCGGCTGCGAGCACGTCGACGTCGTCGAGCAGCTCGCCATCGACCGGGCGAAGGAACTGTTCGGCGCCGAGTACGCCAACGTCCAGCCGCACTCGGGCGCCCAGGCCAACACGGCCGTGTACTTCGCGCTGCTCAAGCCGGGCGACACCATCCTCGGGCTGGACCTGGCGCACGGCGGGCACCTCACCCACGGGATGAAGATCAACTACTCCGGTAAGATCCTCAACCCCGTGGCCTACCACGTCCGGGACGAGGACGGGCTGATCGACTACGACGAGGTGGAGAAGCTCGCCACCGAGCACCAGCCCAAGATGATCGTGGCCGGCTGGTCCGCCTACCCGCGCCAGCTCGACTTCGCGCGGTTCCGCGAGATCGCCGACCGGGTGGGCGCGCTGCTCCTGGTGGACATGGCGCACTTCGCCGGTCTGGTCGCGGGCGGCGTGCACCCCAACCCGGTGCCGTACGCCGACGTGGTCACCACCACCACGCACAAGACCCTCGGCGGCCCCCGCAGCGGGCTCATCCTCGCCAAGGAGGAGTACGCCAAGAAGATCAACTCGGCGGTGTTCCCCGGCATGCAGGGCGGCCCGCTGGAGCACGTCATCGCGGGCAAGGCAGTCGCGCTGAAGGTCGCCGCCGGCGAGGAGTTCGCCGACCGGCAGCGGCGCACCGTCTCCGGCGCGAAGATCCTCGCCGAGCGGCTCACCCGGGAGGACACCGCCGCGGCCGGGGTGAACGTGCTCAGCGGCGGCACCGACGTCCACCTGGTGCTGGTGGACCTGGTGAACTCACAACTCAACGGCCAGGAGGCCGAGGACCGGCTGCACGAGATCGGCATCACGGTGAACCGCAACGCGGTGCCCAACGACCCGCGCCCGCCGATGGTCACCTCCGGCCTGCGCATCGGCACGTCGGCGCTGGCCACCCGGGGCTTCGACGACGCGGACTTCACCGAGGTGTCCGACATCATCGCCCAGGCACTCACCCCGGAGTACGAGGCGGAGTCGCTGCGGCGTCGGGTTGACGCGCTCGCGACGAAGCATCCGCTCTACCGGAACCAGTAG
- the gcvH gene encoding glycine cleavage system protein GcvH, giving the protein MSVPAELNYTNEHEWVAINDGVATIGITAYAAEALGDIVYVEPPEVDTTVAAGDTCGEVESTKSVSDLYSPVNGEVVDVNRTAVDEPELIGTDPYGQGWLFKVELTDEPSNLLTPEQYTQLTEGEG; this is encoded by the coding sequence TTGAGCGTTCCCGCTGAGCTGAACTACACGAACGAGCACGAATGGGTCGCCATCAACGACGGTGTCGCCACCATCGGCATCACGGCCTACGCCGCCGAGGCGCTGGGCGACATCGTCTACGTGGAACCGCCCGAGGTGGACACGACCGTCGCGGCGGGCGACACCTGCGGCGAGGTCGAGTCGACCAAATCGGTCAGCGACCTCTACTCCCCCGTCAACGGTGAGGTCGTCGACGTGAACCGCACCGCTGTGGACGAGCCGGAGCTCATCGGAACGGACCCCTATGGCCAAGGCTGGCTGTTCAAGGTGGAACTCACCGACGAACCGTCCAACCTGCTCACTCCGGAGCAGTACACCCAACTGACCGAAGGTGAAGGTTAA
- the gcvT gene encoding glycine cleavage system aminomethyltransferase GcvT, with the protein MTAPDSGTDAQPRETALRETHEHLGATLVDFAGWLMPLRYSSEKAEHTAVREKAALFDLSHMGEIRITGPQAADLLDYAMVGHLSAVKIGRARYTMITAEDGGVLDDLIVYRLADDDYLVVANAANADTVLAALTQRSTGFDARVDDQTEDYALLALQGPEAARILAPLTDADLDQIRYYAGYRHTVAGHEVLLARTGYTGEDGFEIFLKPASAAPEVWRALLSEGEQYGLVPAGLSARDTLRLEAGMPLYGNELSADITPFSAGQGRVVKFDKPGDFVGRAALAEASESQRPRRLVGLVGRGRRVPRKDQNVLCDGQVVGNVTSGAPSPTLGSPIAMAYVDGGLSAAAGTFAVDVRGRPEEVDVVDLPFYKRDR; encoded by the coding sequence ATGACAGCGCCTGACAGCGGCACGGACGCGCAACCGCGCGAGACCGCGCTGCGCGAGACGCACGAACACCTCGGTGCGACACTGGTCGACTTCGCCGGCTGGCTGATGCCGTTGCGGTACAGCAGCGAGAAAGCCGAGCACACGGCGGTGCGGGAGAAAGCGGCCCTTTTCGACCTCTCTCACATGGGAGAGATCCGCATCACCGGCCCGCAGGCGGCCGACCTCCTCGACTACGCCATGGTGGGCCACCTGTCGGCCGTCAAGATCGGACGCGCGCGCTACACGATGATCACCGCCGAGGACGGCGGGGTGCTGGACGACCTCATCGTGTACCGGCTGGCCGACGACGACTACCTGGTGGTCGCCAACGCCGCCAACGCGGACACCGTGCTGGCCGCCCTCACGCAACGCTCCACCGGTTTCGACGCCCGGGTGGACGACCAGACCGAGGACTACGCCCTGCTGGCCCTGCAGGGTCCCGAGGCCGCCCGCATCCTGGCGCCGCTCACCGACGCCGACCTGGACCAGATCCGCTACTACGCCGGCTACCGGCACACCGTCGCCGGGCACGAGGTGCTGCTCGCCCGCACCGGCTACACCGGCGAGGACGGATTCGAGATCTTCCTCAAGCCCGCGTCGGCCGCGCCCGAGGTGTGGCGGGCGCTGCTTTCCGAGGGCGAACAGTACGGGCTGGTCCCCGCCGGCCTGTCGGCGCGGGACACGCTGCGTCTGGAGGCGGGGATGCCGCTGTACGGCAACGAGCTCAGCGCCGACATCACGCCCTTCTCCGCCGGCCAGGGCCGGGTGGTGAAGTTCGACAAGCCCGGTGACTTCGTCGGCCGCGCCGCCCTCGCCGAGGCGTCGGAGAGCCAGCGTCCGCGCCGCCTGGTGGGGCTCGTCGGCCGGGGCCGCCGAGTGCCGCGCAAAGACCAGAACGTGCTGTGCGACGGCCAGGTGGTGGGCAACGTCACCAGCGGAGCACCGTCGCCTACGCTGGGAAGTCCTATCGCCATGGCCTACGTCGACGGTGGCCTGTCGGCCGCGGCAGGCACGTTCGCCGTGGACGTGCGGGGGCGCCCGGAGGAGGTCGACGTCGTCGACCTGCCCTTCTACAAGCGGGATCGCTGA
- a CDS encoding 3-deoxy-7-phosphoheptulonate synthase has product MPNTNDTRVASYQPLIAPRDLLAELPMGPERASLVADARGDVKNILDGTDDRLLVITGPCSVHDTAAALEYAQRLSGLAPAVQEELRVVMRVYFEKPRTTLGWKGLINDPGLDESYDVHRGLRTARKLLLDISSLGVPAGTEFLDPITPQYIADAVAWGAIGARTTESQVHRQLSSGLSMPVGFKNGTDGDVQAAVDACGAADAPHTFFGVDPAGAGSVVNTSGNPDCHVILRGGRGGPNYDADSVNAALDTVERAGLPRRLMIDASHANSGKDHTRQPGVAEDIARQVAAGQHGITGVMLESFLQEGAQKLTSPDQLAYGQSITDSCMSWETTEEVLNGLAEAVRQRRKA; this is encoded by the coding sequence ATGCCGAACACCAACGACACGCGGGTCGCCAGTTACCAACCGCTCATCGCGCCGCGCGACCTCCTCGCCGAGCTGCCGATGGGACCGGAGCGAGCCTCGCTCGTCGCCGACGCCCGCGGCGACGTGAAGAACATCCTGGACGGGACCGACGACCGGCTGCTCGTCATCACGGGCCCGTGCTCGGTACACGACACCGCCGCCGCGCTGGAGTACGCGCAGCGCCTCTCCGGCCTCGCGCCCGCCGTGCAGGAGGAACTGCGCGTGGTGATGCGGGTGTACTTCGAGAAGCCGCGCACCACCCTGGGGTGGAAGGGGCTCATCAACGACCCGGGTCTGGACGAGAGCTACGACGTGCACCGGGGGCTGCGCACGGCGCGCAAGCTCCTGCTGGACATCAGCTCGCTGGGTGTCCCGGCCGGGACGGAGTTCCTCGACCCGATCACCCCGCAGTACATCGCGGACGCGGTCGCCTGGGGCGCCATCGGCGCGCGCACCACCGAGAGCCAGGTGCACCGCCAGCTCAGCAGCGGACTGAGCATGCCCGTCGGGTTCAAGAACGGCACGGACGGCGACGTCCAGGCCGCCGTGGACGCCTGCGGCGCCGCGGACGCCCCGCACACCTTCTTCGGCGTCGACCCGGCCGGTGCCGGGTCGGTGGTGAACACCTCCGGCAACCCGGACTGCCACGTGATCCTGCGCGGCGGACGCGGCGGACCGAACTACGACGCCGACAGCGTGAACGCCGCGCTGGACACGGTGGAACGCGCCGGACTGCCGCGGCGGCTGATGATCGACGCGAGCCACGCCAACAGCGGCAAGGACCACACGCGCCAGCCGGGCGTGGCCGAGGACATCGCGCGCCAGGTCGCCGCGGGGCAGCACGGCATCACCGGCGTCATGCTGGAGAGCTTCCTGCAGGAGGGCGCCCAGAAGCTCACCTCCCCCGACCAGCTCGCCTACGGCCAGTCCATCACCGACTCGTGCATGAGCTGGGAGACGACCGAGGAGGTACTGAACGGCCTCGCCGAGGCAGTGCGCCAGCGCCGCAAGGCGTGA
- a CDS encoding tyrosine-type recombinase/integrase, which produces MPRKATIADTPVGDLSHSWTRYLRAESKSDTTIRNYLRTLRQFSAYLDENRSSATPAEIGDEEIQDFLIAVADRTSSNTAAFHYRNLKALYKWLTSGREQAIRRSENPMLDVTPPKTVDPPRPAFSDEEVQSLIKACRGTSFAARRDEAIIRTFWGTGIRLGGMTGLRYDPDHPQLDNDDKNDVFLDGKQPLLRLRLKGGRVHLVPIGAKTVMALDRYLRARATHSKAHASALWIGQQGGLATEGIQRILKRRATQAGITSRVHAHRFRRTLATRLLDEDVDRTYVAQILGWQDLRHVALYASDTEQQRAWSALQRAGIDGRV; this is translated from the coding sequence ATGCCGCGCAAGGCCACTATCGCCGACACGCCCGTCGGCGACCTGTCCCACTCCTGGACGCGTTACCTGCGAGCCGAGAGCAAAAGCGACACGACCATCCGCAACTATCTTCGCACCCTTCGTCAGTTCTCGGCCTACCTGGACGAGAACCGGTCGTCGGCCACGCCGGCTGAGATCGGCGATGAGGAGATCCAGGACTTCCTCATCGCCGTGGCCGATCGCACCAGCAGCAACACTGCTGCGTTCCACTACCGAAACCTCAAGGCGTTGTACAAGTGGCTGACGTCCGGCCGGGAGCAGGCGATCCGCCGGTCGGAGAACCCGATGCTCGACGTCACCCCGCCGAAGACCGTGGATCCCCCACGGCCGGCCTTCTCCGACGAGGAGGTCCAGTCCCTGATCAAGGCGTGCCGCGGCACCAGCTTCGCGGCGCGCCGCGACGAGGCGATCATCCGAACGTTCTGGGGTACGGGCATCCGTCTCGGGGGCATGACCGGTCTGCGCTACGACCCGGACCACCCTCAACTCGACAACGACGACAAGAATGACGTGTTCCTCGACGGCAAGCAGCCATTGTTGCGGCTGAGGTTGAAGGGGGGCCGGGTGCACCTGGTGCCGATCGGAGCGAAGACCGTGATGGCCCTCGACCGGTACCTGCGGGCGCGGGCCACTCACTCTAAGGCTCATGCCTCTGCGTTGTGGATTGGTCAGCAGGGCGGGCTCGCCACTGAGGGTATCCAGCGCATCCTCAAGCGCCGCGCCACCCAGGCGGGGATCACGTCTCGGGTGCATGCCCACAGGTTCCGCCGCACGTTGGCGACCCGGTTGCTGGATGAGGATGTGGACCGGACCTACGTCGCCCAGATCCTCGGGTGGCAGGACCTGCGCCACGTCGCCCTCTACGCTTCGGACACGGAACAGCAGCGGGCGTGGTCCGCGCTACAGCGAGCAGGCATCGACGGCAGAGTGTGA